In the genome of Acidobacteriota bacterium, one region contains:
- a CDS encoding cytochrome c oxidase assembly factor 1 family protein — protein sequence MGTPPAILPPATPAQIPPQHPGWWSRNWKWFVPVGCLTLIALFAALLAGIVLIVSGSMKSSDAYKLALDKAQHDARVQQRLGTPIEAGMFASGNINVAGSAGEAGLTIPISGPKGKGTIYVDATKFAGEWKFNRLEVGFDGDEQRVDLLTPPAAASPPDH from the coding sequence ATGGGAACCCCGCCCGCCATTCTTCCGCCGGCAACACCTGCGCAGATCCCCCCACAGCATCCGGGCTGGTGGTCGCGCAATTGGAAGTGGTTCGTCCCGGTCGGCTGTCTCACGTTGATCGCGCTCTTCGCCGCGCTCCTCGCCGGCATCGTCCTTATTGTTTCGGGATCGATGAAGAGTTCAGACGCCTACAAGCTCGCGCTCGACAAGGCGCAGCACGACGCGCGCGTCCAGCAGCGGCTGGGCACGCCCATCGAGGCGGGCATGTTCGCCTCCGGCAACATCAACGTGGCGGGTAGCGCGGGCGAGGCCGGCCTGACCATCCCCATCTCCGGTCCGAAGGGGAAGGGAACCATTTACGTGGACGCGACAAAATTCGCGGGCGAGTGGAAGTTCAACCGGCTCGAAGTCGGCTTCGATGGCGATGAACAGCGCGTCGACCTGCTCACGCCGCCGGCCGCGGCGTCTCCGCCCGACCACTGA